In Centropristis striata isolate RG_2023a ecotype Rhode Island chromosome 1, C.striata_1.0, whole genome shotgun sequence, one DNA window encodes the following:
- the ppa2 gene encoding inorganic pyrophosphatase 2, mitochondrial: MSPPLLRSSLGCLVTAFGSFSASRSKLVTQAAAAGAPHLLYFRKTMHYQTEERGHPHSPDYRIYLKTSEGKYISPFHDISLTVDTEQDNDVPAKKAKKNESEVLFNMVVEVPRWSNAKMEIATKELLNPIKQDVKKGKLRYVANIFPHKGYIWNYGALPQTWEDPNHKDNETKCCGDNDPIDVCEIGSQVCSPGQVIQVKVLGILAMIDEGEMDWKVIAINAKDPDAKNLNNIEDVRKSRPGHLEATVDWFRKYKVPDGKPENQFGFNGQFKDKDFAVEVIKSTHEHWRALVQKQTNSGGIECKNVSCCESPFKCSADDARDVVQSAPAFGSAHPVSADVDKWHFV; encoded by the exons ATGAGCCCGCCGCTGCTGCGCTCTTCGCTCGGCTGCCTGGTGACAGCTTTCGGCTCGTTTTCCGCTTCTCGAAGCAAACTCGTCacacaagcagcagcagcaggagctcctcatctgctttatttcagaaaaacgaTGCACTATCAGACGGAGGAGAGAGGACACCCTCATTCCCCTGACTACCGGATTTATCTTA aaACTTCTGAAGGAAAATACATCTCACCATTCCATGACATATCACTTACTGTGGACACAGAACAG gACAATGATGTGCCGGCTAAAAAGGCCAAGAAGAATGAGAGTGAG GTGCTCTTTAACATGGTAGTGGAGGTACCTCGATGGTCAAACGCTAAAATGGAG ATTGCAACTAAGGAACTGCTGAACCCGATCAAACAAGATGTAAAGAAAGGAAAGCTGCGGTATGTGGCCAACATATTCCCCCATAAAGGTTACATCTGGAACTATGGGGCGCTCCCAcag ACGTGGGAGGACCCAAACCACAAAGACAACGAGACAAAGTGCTGCGGTGATAATGATCCCATCGACGTTTGTGAAATCGGAAGCCAG GTGTGCTCTCCAGGTCAGGTGATACAGGTGAAAGTGCTCGGCATCTTGGCCATGATCGACGAGGGAGAAATGGACTGGAAGGTCATCGCCATCAATGCTAAAGACCCAGATGCCAAAAACCTGAATA ACATAGAGGACGTCCGCAAGAGCCGGCCTGGCCATTTAGAGGCTACTGTCGACTGGTTTAGGAAATATAAGGTGCCTGATGGAAAGCCTGAGAACCAATTTGGATTCAATGGACAATTCAAAGACAAG GACTTTGCAGTAGAGGTCATTAAGTCCACCCATGAGCACTGGAGGGCACTAGTGCAGAAGCAGACAAACAGTGGAGGCATcgaatg taaaaatgtctcctGCTGCGAGAGCCCTTTCAAATGCAGCGCAGATGATGCCAGAGATGTTGTCCAGTCG GCCCCGGCGTTCGGCAGCGCGCATCCTGTATCTGCAGATG TGGACAAGTGGCATTTTGTTTGA